A section of the Schistosoma haematobium chromosome ZW, whole genome shotgun sequence genome encodes:
- the RPL13A_1 gene encoding 60S ribosomal protein L13A (EggNog:ENOG410VEJY~COG:J) translates to MNTNPSRGPYHFRAPAKIFWRTVRGMLPHKLYRGKQALDGLKVFEGIPPPYDKKKRMVVPSALRAIRLKPGRKFSVLSRLSNDVGWKYKNVIEKMENRRKAKAAVWYKRKKLLKKPSEVVRGRAKEAIAPYQAILKQYGYS, encoded by the exons ATGAACACCAACCCATCGAGAGGTCCATATCACTTCAGAGCACCCGCAAAAATATTCTGGCGTACTGTCCGTGGTATGCTTCCTCACAAGTTATACCGTGGAAAACAGGCTCTTGACGGACTCAAAGTTTTCGAAGGCATACCTCCTCCATACGACAAGAAGAAGCGCATGGTTGTTCCTTCAGCTTTACGAGCAATCCGGTTGAAGCCAGGACGAAAG TTTTCTGTATTATCTCGTTTGTCTAACGATGTCGGGTGGAAGTATAAGAATGTGATCGAAAAGATGGAGAATCGTCGGAAAGCCAAGGCAGCTGTCTGGTATAAAAGGAAAAAGCTTCTGAAGAAACCGAGCGAGGTTGTCAGAGGACGAGCTAAAGAAGCGATTGCACCATATCAAGCAATTCTTAAACAGTATGGTTACTCTTAG
- the RPL13A_1 gene encoding 60S ribosomal protein L13A, variant 2 (EggNog:ENOG410VEJY~COG:J~BUSCO:EOG091G0PUZ), whose translation MSFQKKPIIIDAQGHLLGRLASVVAKTLLNGQKVVVVRCEGINISGSFYRNKLKYLDFLRKRMNTNPSRGPYHFRAPAKIFWRTVRGMLPHKLYRGKQALDGLKVFEGIPPPYDKKKRMVVPSALRAIRLKPGRKFSVLSRLSNDVGWKYKNVIEKMENRRKAKAAVWYKRKKLLKKPSEVVRGRAKEAIAPYQAILKQYGYS comes from the exons ATGAGTTTCCAAAAGAAG CCCATAATTATAGATGCACAAGGCCATCTTCTTGGTCGTTTGGCCTCTGTTGTGGCCAAAACACTGCTCAATGGTCAGAAAGTAGTCGTAGTACGGTGTGAAGGCATCAATATATCAGGATCGTTTTATCGAAACAAAT TAAAATATCTCGACTTCCTTAGGAAGCGGATGAACACCAACCCATCGAGAGGTCCATATCACTTCAGAGCACCCGCAAAAATATTCTGGCGTACTGTCCGTGGTATGCTTCCTCACAAGTTATACCGTGGAAAACAGGCTCTTGACGGACTCAAAGTTTTCGAAGGCATACCTCCTCCATACGACAAGAAGAAGCGCATGGTTGTTCCTTCAGCTTTACGAGCAATCCGGTTGAAGCCAGGACGAAAG TTTTCTGTATTATCTCGTTTGTCTAACGATGTCGGGTGGAAGTATAAGAATGTGATCGAAAAGATGGAGAATCGTCGGAAAGCCAAGGCAGCTGTCTGGTATAAAAGGAAAAAGCTTCTGAAGAAACCGAGCGAGGTTGTCAGAGGACGAGCTAAAGAAGCGATTGCACCATATCAAGCAATTCTTAAACAGTATGGTTACTCTTAG